In Blastopirellula sediminis, the following proteins share a genomic window:
- a CDS encoding outer membrane protein assembly factor BamB family protein, which yields MIRTALVFCGFWILTALPAFAAAPTDWPQFRGPQQDGDAQGAQLPVEWNAEKNIVWRKAMPGFGASSPIVYGDRLYVTYYDGYGLSEEEPGEKKNLRRHLMCVNKDSGEVIWDEANAENIEKAADYKGFIALHGFTSSTPVVDDTGIYVYYGTGGAACYSHDGKLMWQKVLGDKTHAFGTANSPVLYEDLVIINGFVECGAIVALDKKTGQEVWRFDQVNRAWNTPCLVAVDGKYELVFSSEGTIRAIDPATGKELWFCKGIDDYICPSVIAHDGIVYAIGARKSTAVAIKAGGSGDVSETHRLWEQGKGSNVSSPVYYDGNLYWASEGKGIVYCADAKTGEIKYEERLEPRPGRIYASPIVADGKLYYVSRDAGAYVIPAKPEFSLLAHNVISDDDGIFNGSPAVSGGKMYLRSDKYLYCIAN from the coding sequence ATGATTCGCACAGCGCTCGTTTTCTGCGGATTCTGGATCTTAACCGCGCTTCCCGCCTTCGCCGCCGCCCCGACCGACTGGCCGCAGTTCCGCGGCCCCCAGCAAGATGGCGACGCCCAAGGCGCCCAACTGCCGGTCGAGTGGAACGCCGAAAAGAACATCGTCTGGCGAAAAGCGATGCCCGGTTTTGGGGCCTCCAGCCCGATCGTTTACGGCGATCGACTCTACGTAACCTATTACGACGGTTACGGTCTGAGCGAAGAAGAGCCGGGCGAAAAGAAAAACCTTCGCCGTCATCTGATGTGCGTCAACAAAGACTCAGGCGAAGTGATCTGGGACGAAGCGAACGCCGAAAATATCGAGAAAGCGGCCGACTACAAAGGCTTCATCGCGCTCCATGGATTCACCTCCAGCACCCCGGTCGTCGACGATACCGGCATCTACGTTTACTACGGAACCGGCGGCGCCGCGTGCTACTCGCACGACGGAAAATTGATGTGGCAAAAAGTGCTGGGGGACAAGACCCACGCCTTTGGTACTGCCAACTCCCCGGTCTTGTATGAAGATTTAGTAATCATCAACGGTTTCGTCGAATGCGGCGCGATCGTCGCCCTGGACAAGAAGACCGGCCAAGAGGTCTGGCGGTTTGATCAAGTGAATCGTGCCTGGAACACGCCTTGCCTGGTGGCGGTCGATGGCAAGTATGAGCTTGTCTTCAGTTCCGAAGGAACGATTCGCGCCATTGATCCCGCGACCGGCAAGGAACTTTGGTTCTGCAAAGGGATCGACGACTACATCTGCCCGAGCGTGATCGCCCATGACGGGATCGTTTATGCCATCGGCGCCCGCAAAAGCACCGCTGTTGCAATCAAGGCCGGCGGAAGCGGCGACGTTTCCGAGACCCATCGACTGTGGGAACAAGGAAAGGGCTCTAACGTCTCGTCTCCGGTCTACTATGACGGAAACTTGTACTGGGCCAGCGAAGGGAAGGGGATCGTCTACTGCGCCGACGCGAAGACCGGCGAGATCAAATATGAGGAGCGACTCGAACCCCGCCCAGGTCGTATTTACGCTTCGCCGATCGTGGCCGACGGCAAGCTGTACTACGTCAGTCGTGACGCCGGAGCCTACGTGATTCCGGCCAAACCGGAGTTTTCGCTACTAGCACACAACGTGATCAGCGACGACGATGGTATTTTCAATGGCAGCCCCGCTGTGTCGGGCGGTAAGATGTACCTGCGAAGCGATAAGTACCTTTACTGCATCGCAAACTAA
- a CDS encoding alpha/beta hydrolase, producing the protein MKRQDVLPAPLPGAVTQAAQQILEFKIDRLQSRRTAIEFFTPQHYEPGYAYPLVVWLHGPGDNERQLRRVMPLTSTRNYVAAAPRAPRHDGSTAGMTFRWDQKQRDIDVAAARVLQTVRVAQKRYNIHPQRIFLAGYLGGGAMAIRLALRNPELFAGAASIGGGFPQGCSPLARLSEARSLPMLMIHLQKSNRYPESQLCEDLRLLHTAGMKIDLHQYLCGDELSTDMFEDLNRWLMQKVCGG; encoded by the coding sequence ATGAAACGCCAAGACGTACTTCCGGCTCCGCTTCCCGGAGCTGTCACTCAAGCGGCGCAACAAATCCTCGAGTTCAAAATTGATCGCCTGCAGTCCCGCCGCACTGCGATCGAATTTTTTACTCCTCAGCACTACGAGCCGGGCTACGCCTATCCGCTCGTCGTCTGGTTGCATGGCCCCGGCGATAACGAACGGCAACTTCGCCGCGTGATGCCGCTGACCAGCACTCGCAACTACGTCGCCGCAGCGCCTCGCGCTCCGCGACATGACGGCTCGACCGCCGGCATGACGTTCCGCTGGGACCAAAAGCAACGCGATATCGACGTCGCCGCGGCCCGCGTGCTGCAGACCGTTCGCGTCGCCCAAAAGCGCTACAACATTCATCCGCAGCGAATTTTCCTGGCCGGCTATCTTGGCGGCGGAGCGATGGCGATTCGTCTCGCTTTGCGTAACCCGGAACTATTCGCCGGCGCCGCGTCGATCGGCGGAGGCTTCCCGCAAGGTTGCTCGCCGCTGGCTCGATTGAGCGAAGCCCGCTCGCTGCCGATGCTGATGATCCATCTGCAAAAGAGCAACCGCTATCCCGAATCGCAGCTCTGCGAAGACCTTCGTCTGCTGCACACCGCCGGGATGAAGATTGACCTGCACCAGTATCTGTGCGGCGATGAACTCTCGACCGATATGTTCGAGGATCTGAATCGCTGGTTGATGCAGAAGGTTTGCGGCGGCTAA
- the mdh gene encoding malate dehydrogenase, which yields MRRAKISIIGAGNVGATTAHWCAAAELGDIVLLDIPQTEDMPKGKALDLMQSSPIMGFDSTIIGTNDYADTKDSDVVVITAGLPRKPGMSRDDLLATNAKIVSSVAEQVAKYSPNCVIIVVSNPLDAMVQQAMKVTGFPPARVLGQAGVLDTARYRTFLAMELGVSVEDVSALLMGGHGDTMVPMPTCTSVGGIPIRRLLSQDKLDAIVDRARKGGAEIVGLLKTGSAYYAPAAATAQMVEAIVKDKKRLIPCAAYCDKEYGVGGFYVGVPVVLGEGGVQKIVELELDDQEKADFQKSVDAVKELVAAMTKLLEG from the coding sequence ATGCGACGAGCCAAAATCTCAATCATCGGCGCCGGTAATGTGGGGGCGACTACCGCCCACTGGTGTGCGGCCGCTGAGCTCGGCGACATCGTATTGCTCGACATTCCTCAGACCGAAGACATGCCGAAGGGCAAAGCTCTCGACCTGATGCAATCGTCGCCGATCATGGGCTTCGACAGCACGATCATCGGTACCAACGACTACGCCGACACCAAGGATAGCGACGTCGTCGTCATCACCGCTGGTCTGCCCCGTAAGCCGGGCATGAGCCGCGACGACCTGTTGGCCACCAACGCCAAGATCGTTTCGTCGGTCGCCGAGCAAGTCGCCAAGTACAGCCCGAACTGCGTGATCATCGTCGTCAGCAACCCGCTCGACGCGATGGTTCAACAAGCGATGAAGGTGACCGGTTTCCCGCCGGCTCGCGTCTTGGGTCAAGCCGGCGTGCTCGACACCGCGCGTTACCGCACGTTCCTGGCGATGGAACTGGGCGTCAGCGTCGAAGACGTCTCGGCTCTGCTGATGGGCGGTCACGGCGACACGATGGTTCCGATGCCGACTTGCACCTCGGTCGGCGGCATTCCGATTCGTCGTCTGCTGAGCCAAGACAAGCTCGACGCGATCGTCGATCGCGCTCGTAAGGGTGGCGCCGAAATCGTCGGCCTGCTGAAGACCGGCAGCGCCTACTACGCTCCGGCCGCCGCCACCGCGCAGATGGTCGAAGCGATCGTCAAGGACAAGAAGCGTCTGATTCCGTGTGCCGCTTACTGCGACAAGGAATACGGCGTGGGCGGCTTCTACGTCGGCGTGCCGGTCGTCTTGGGCGAAGGGGGCGTGCAGAAGATCGTTGAGCTCGAACTGGACGACCAGGAAAAGGCCGACTTCCAGAAGAGCGTTGACGCCGTAAAGGAATTGGTCGCCGCAATGACCAAACTTCTAGAAGGTTAA
- the rfaE2 gene encoding D-glycero-beta-D-manno-heptose 1-phosphate adenylyltransferase, whose amino-acid sequence MNNESLLAAFQRLGSPKVLVLGDLILDRYTYGDAERVSQESPVIVLRADSHELRLGGAANVCNMLRGLECEVIAAGVVGPDAAGADLVNLLQQAGVDASLCLTDSSRPTTLKERFVGRAGARHPSQILRVDHETTDAVSGEIEEQLLYGVVNALEQCDIVLISDYAKGVCTPPILQTLIRHANERGVPVLVDPMKGRDFGRYRGADMIKANRIETETCTGRKIRTPDEAAAAGQELCAALQLESVIVTLDRDGMALVEKGGAATLFPTEARSVYDITGAGDMVLAMLGAAIGSGLSRAEAVRLANVAAGLEVEKIGVAVIPLDEIEAELTAHHQPGSRKILSLEQIARQSDELRRRGQRIVFTNGCFDLLHYGHVTNLNEASRMGDILVVGLNSDESVSRLKGPERPVISQNERAAMLAALSCVDYVAIFDQDTPLELIQAIRPHVLAKGGDYKAESIVGYDFVTSYGGEVRLINLVEGKSTTDIIRRVAEAQPPRRAAA is encoded by the coding sequence ATGAACAACGAGTCTCTGTTGGCCGCATTTCAGCGGCTTGGCAGTCCCAAAGTGCTGGTCCTGGGGGACCTGATTCTCGATCGCTACACCTATGGCGACGCCGAACGCGTCAGCCAAGAGTCGCCGGTCATCGTGTTGCGCGCCGACAGTCATGAACTTCGACTCGGCGGCGCCGCGAACGTCTGCAATATGCTCCGTGGTCTGGAGTGCGAAGTTATCGCGGCCGGCGTCGTCGGTCCCGATGCGGCGGGCGCGGACCTGGTGAATCTCCTCCAACAAGCCGGCGTCGACGCCTCCCTTTGCCTGACCGATTCGTCCCGACCGACCACGCTGAAAGAACGCTTCGTCGGTCGTGCAGGGGCACGCCATCCAAGTCAAATCCTCCGCGTCGATCACGAAACGACCGACGCCGTCAGCGGCGAGATCGAAGAGCAACTTTTGTACGGCGTCGTCAACGCGCTCGAACAATGCGACATCGTGTTGATCTCGGACTACGCCAAAGGGGTTTGCACCCCGCCGATTTTGCAAACGCTGATTCGCCATGCGAACGAACGAGGCGTGCCGGTCTTGGTCGACCCGATGAAGGGTCGCGACTTCGGCCGTTATCGTGGCGCCGACATGATCAAAGCGAACCGGATCGAAACCGAAACATGCACCGGCCGCAAGATTCGCACGCCCGACGAAGCGGCCGCCGCCGGCCAAGAGCTATGTGCGGCGCTGCAACTGGAATCGGTCATCGTTACGCTCGATCGTGACGGCATGGCGCTGGTCGAAAAAGGTGGCGCGGCGACTCTCTTTCCGACCGAAGCCCGCAGCGTTTACGACATCACCGGCGCCGGCGACATGGTCCTGGCGATGCTTGGCGCTGCGATCGGATCTGGCTTGTCGCGAGCGGAAGCGGTACGCCTGGCGAACGTCGCGGCCGGCTTGGAAGTCGAAAAGATCGGCGTCGCGGTCATTCCGCTCGACGAGATCGAAGCCGAACTGACCGCTCACCATCAGCCCGGCTCGCGGAAGATTCTTTCGCTCGAACAAATCGCTCGTCAGTCGGACGAATTGCGTCGTCGCGGCCAACGGATCGTCTTCACCAACGGCTGCTTCGACTTGCTGCACTACGGGCACGTCACCAATCTGAACGAAGCTTCGCGAATGGGAGACATCCTGGTCGTGGGGCTCAACAGCGACGAGAGCGTTTCGCGACTGAAAGGTCCGGAGCGTCCGGTCATCAGTCAAAACGAACGTGCGGCGATGCTCGCCGCATTGTCGTGCGTCGACTATGTGGCGATCTTCGATCAAGATACGCCGCTCGAACTCATTCAGGCAATTCGTCCCCATGTGTTAGCCAAGGGGGGCGACTACAAGGCGGAATCGATTGTGGGCTACGACTTTGTCACCTCCTACGGAGGCGAAGTGCGGTTGATCAACCTGGTTGAAGGGAAATCGACGACCGACATCATTCGTCGCGTCGCCGAAGCCCAGCCGCCCCGCCGCGCAGCAGCGTGA